TAgcacaataaatgtttttgttcatTAGATTTTCACCTATTCATTAGATTTACTGTGAAATCTCTAACTGTATACACACAGGGCTAGGTTCATCCAGCTCTTCTCATTGGGAGTTTATGGGTAACACAATGATCATGCCTGATACCCTACGGCTGACACCAGACTTGCAAAGCAGACAAGGAGCCGTCTGGAGTCGTATTGTGAGTTTGTATAAAaaatttaacataaaaatgaaacataaaaaaacagcacagcaCCAATTTAGGATATTAAGGAccaaaagcttcagtgcataaTGTCTATCAGGAAGGTGAGAAGGCTTGTTGACCAATGTGTTTTTATGTGCAGCCCTGCTACATTAGGGACTGGGAACTGCGTGTACAATTTAGGATACATGGAGATGGAAAGAAAAATCTACATGGTGATGGTCTTGCAATATGGCTGACCAAAGAGCGAATGCAAATTGGTATGAAATAGACAATATTATAATCATCATGTTTACAGAGGTTCTTATTTTGATAGTAATTTTGTTGTTCTATGGGTTTCTTATAGGTCCAGTATTTGGAAACATCAACTATTTCACTGGTTTGGGTATTTTTGTGGACACGTATCCCAATGATGACAAGCAGCATGAGGTATGTGGCCacttcacattaaaaaaaaacatggccaACTAGAGTACGATCTTGCGTGTCCGGTCCAAGTCAATCGATACATAATGCATATTTGTGAACTTGCCTGTGAGGTCATGTCAAAAATTAATAATCATGCTtagatgctcctaatctcaaaattaCATCATAAGACTATATCCTGGATTTCACAGGTTAGGTCACATATTTTACAATCTGTATTTGTTCTGTATAAGTGGAAAAATCACCTAACCGGCTTCATCTCTCGATGAGAGAACCTTCCCTTTCATCTCTGCAATGGTCGGCAATGGGAGTGTCGCGTACGATCATGACCGTGATGGACGGTCTACTGATCTTGGTGGATGCACCGGTCACATACGAAATGTTGACTATGACACCTTCCTCTTGGTCAGATACATGAAGAACAGACTTACAGTAAGAAGCATTCTTGTTCTTCTCCAACTATTTTCGTATGGTTCTGTGTGCACCTTCATGTCCTGTTCTGTCTTTCAGGTGATGACCGATGTCGATGGGAAACAAGAGTGGAAGGAGTGTCTGGACATCCCTGGTGTAAAGCTGCCACAGGGATATTATTTTGGAGCCTCATCAGCCACTGGAGACTTATCAGGTGTGGATCACCCTAAAATGAATAAGCTTTATTTTgggtgttttaaaaaaagatgtCGATTGGATgaggttttcaaactttatggTACCAAGGACCCCCAAATATGATGAACCATTTGTGAGGAACCCCCTGACTAACAGAAAGATACAaagcaaatttaaatgattacttcttttctgtttttttaatgtctttttttctttgaaacctCCTGGTGGCTTATATATTTTACGCAAAcgtgcttaaaggaaaacaccaccgtttttcaatattttactatgttcttatctcaccttaaatgaattaatacatacctatcttttttcaatgcgtgcacttcatctttgcacagcgcgtcgtgaatgtgttggcttttagcctagccccattcattccttgggatccaaacagggataaattttgaagccaccaaacacttccatgttttccctatttaaagagtatcataagtagttacacgagtaagtatcaTCAACTTCTGAAGTCAGGAGTAATGTTGTTACTGCatgccgaggtcgaagtgctgcaaactaggTGCCCTTCTGCCATATTATTAAACATCCAGACACTCCTTCCACTCTTGTTTCCCATCGACATCAATAATCATgagaaatagtttaaaaaattttatccgcttaaaaaatcgccacgtttaattttgtgccaccatacagTACTTAcccgtgtaactactcatgtaacagtctttaaatagggaaaacgtgAAAGTTTttagtggcttctaaattcatccctgtttggatcctaaggaatgagcTAAATGGCTATGCTAAGGGCTATGCTAGGTGCTAAcgcattcacgacgcgctgtccagggatgaagtgcacgcattgagaaaagatgggtatgtattggtttgtctaggttgaggtaggaacatagtaaaatattgaaaaccggacgtgttttcctttaaaagatGTTTTTAAGTGCATTAACTGTAACTCTTAAACATTTAGGGCAATCCAAAAGTGTTTTTTCGATGTTGTGCAAACTAATAAATTACATCCATTTGtgtattaataatatttcaGTCAGTTCATGTAGATAGATTTGTGCACCAGACGTTATAAAGTCTTCCTGTGTTATCAAAGCATTTGAGGATGCTTT
The sequence above is drawn from the Misgurnus anguillicaudatus chromosome 22, ASM2758022v2, whole genome shotgun sequence genome and encodes:
- the lman2lb gene encoding lectin, mannose-binding 2-like b → MATIAVKLNRSIYTTVMNLPYSLINKIRVSVLLVLILTLANSTYGENSYEENTYEFLKREYSLSKPYQGLGSSSSSHWEFMGNTMIMPDTLRLTPDLQSRQGAVWSRIPCYIRDWELRVQFRIHGDGKKNLHGDGLAIWLTKERMQIGPVFGNINYFTGLGIFVDTYPNDDKQHERTFPFISAMVGNGSVAYDHDRDGRSTDLGGCTGHIRNVDYDTFLLVRYMKNRLTVMTDVDGKQEWKECLDIPGVKLPQGYYFGASSATGDLSDNHDVISLKLYELTVEYSPEEQDDQMEITIPSVDYRVDPNAGTVSEGRSIITTFFLFIVSVVALVVVVVVIIFLYSKYKENSRKRFY